The Desulfarculaceae bacterium DNA window CCGGGCGGCTGGACCGCATCGACCTGGAGCGCGGCCTGGCCCCGGGCTCCCGGGTTTTCAACCTGGCGGTGCCGCCTTCGCTCTACGGCACCGTGGCCCAAAACCTGGGGGCCGCGGGCCTCAGCCGCCAGGACCTGTCCATCGGCCGTTGGTCCCGTCTGGTGGTGGAGAAGCCCTTTGGCTACGATCTGGCCAGCGCCCGCGAGCTGGGCCGGGTCATCGCGGCCAGCTTCGACGAGAGCCAGGTCTTCCGCATCGACCACTACATGGCCAAGGAGACGGTGCAGAACATACTGGTGCTGCGCTTCGCCAACGCCATCTTCGAGCCCCTGTGGAACCGCAATTTCATCGACTACGTGCGAATCAACGCCAGCGAGAGCCTGGGGGTGGAGCACCGGGCGGGCTACTACGAGGGCGCGGGCGTTTTGCGCGACATGTTCCAGAACCACATGATGCAGCTGTTGGCTTTGGTGGCCGCCGAGCCGCCCAGCCGCTTTGACGCCGAGCGGGTGCGCGACAAGGAGGCCGAGCTGTTCCGCTGCCTCAGGCCCTTCCCGTCCAGCGGCCTGGGCGAGCACCTGGTGCTGGGTCAATACGCCTCCGGCGAGTCCGGCGGCGAGCGGGTGCGCGGCTACCGCTCCGAGCCGGGGGTGGACCCGGAGTCCACCACCCCCACCTACGCGGCCATGCGCCTGTGGGTGGACAACTGGCGCTGGCAGGGGGTGCCCTTCTACCTGACCAGCGGCAAGCGCCTCAAGCGCAAGGTGACCCGCATCGACATCCAGTTCAAGGAAGTGCCCCACAGCCTGTTCCGCGACTCGGCCGGGGCCGACGTGATGGCCAATCGCCTGGTCATCGGCATCCACCCCGAGGAAGAGATCTTCATCGCCTTCCAGGCCAAGCAGCCCGGCCCGCGCATCTGCCTGCGCACCTCGGGCCTGCACTTCAACTACTCCGGCCCCGGCGACCGCCCCCATCTGGACGCCTACGCCAAGAGCCTGGCCGACGCCATGGCCGGGGACCAGACCCTTTTCTGGCGGCAAGACGGCCTGGAGCTGTGCTGGAACTTCATGGAGCCGGTGCTTTCGGGCTGCGAGGTTTGCGCCGACGTGCCCGGCCAGCTGCACATGTATCCCGCCGGGTCCTATGGCCCCGACGCGGCGTTGGACATGCTGCCGCAGGGGATATGGCCCGAAAAGCCCTCGTAGAATTACGGCCACGCCGCCAGGCGCGTTTATACGGCGTTGCTGGCATCGCTCCAGCCTCGACGTAGGCTTCCCTACGCCTCCGGCTGTCGCTCGCCGGACGCCTTGTCTAAACACCCCAGGACAACGCGGCTTAGATCTTATTTCATCCAGAATATAGAGCCAATGTAGGGGCGGGGTTTATCCCCGTCCTTTTTGCTCTAGCCGGGCCGAATTGGGGGAGCCGGGCGCCAAGCCGGGGCTTTCTGGGAATAGCGTAGGTTGGGTAGAGCGAAGCGAAACCCAACAGCACCTAAGAAAATAATCCAGAAATAGACAGTCATCGCGAGGAGCGGCGGCCTCGGGCGCTTGCAAAAAGGGGAAGCCCTTCCGCCGCTCCGTGGCGATCTTCCCTTGTCTCGTCTCCGGCTTCGGGATCAAGAAGGAAGAGAAGGAAAAGAGGGGGAGAAAAGAAAGAAAAAGCGTTTTTTTGCCGGGGTCACCCTGGGCCGGCATAAGGGTGGTTGCCGGGGAGGGGCGCTCGCTGGCGGGGCGGCGTCGCGGAGTTGGGCAAGCGGAGGGAGGTCCGCTTTTTGTTGTGGGGGGTGGGCGGGAGAAGCGCTTGGGCGGGGCGGGGAGATGCCGGCCCATTGGCGACCCCGACGGGGGGGGTGGGGGAGAAGAGAGAAGGAAAAAGAAAAAGAAAGAAAAAGAAAGAAAAAGCGTTTTTTGCCGGGGTCACCCTGGGCCGGCATAACAGTGGTTGCCGAAATAGAAAGGCTCGCTGGCGGGGCGGCGTCGCGGAGTTGGGCAAGCGGAGGGAGGTCCGCTTTTTGTTGTGGGGGGTGGGCGGGAGAAGCGCTTGGGTGGCGCGGGGAGATGCCGGCCCATTGGCGACCCCGGCGGTGGGGTGGTGGAGGAGAAGAGAAAAGAGAGGGATGCAGGGCGGGGAGATGCCGGCCCGGTGGCGACCCCGACGGGGTGTGGTGGGGGAGAAGAGAAAAGAGAGGGATGCAGGGCGGGGAGATGCTGGCCCGGTGGCGACCCCGGTGGAGGGTGGTGGGGGAGAAGAGAGAAGAGGGGGAGAAGAAAGAGAGAGAATTAAGAGCCAAGGGGCGGTGGTCGGCAGCCGCGTTTTCTGGCCAAGCCCTCTGTTAAGGCGTATCCTGTGCCAATGGCCGACGAGACCCATAACCGCAAGGGATATGCCTACGCCCTGGCCGCCTTCGTGTGGTGGGGCCTGTTCCCCCTGTACATCAAGGCGGTGAGCCAGGCCTCCCCCCTGGAGGTGCTAGCTCAGCGCATCGTGTGGTCCCTGCCGGTGTGCGTGCTGCTCATCACCGCGGGGCGGGGCTGGGGCGAGCTGCGCCGGGCCCTGGCCCGGCCCCGGGTGCCGCTCACCCTGCTGTGCAGCGCGGCCATCATCGGGGTCAACTGGCTGGTGTTCATCTACGCGGTGTGGTCCAACCAGCTGCTCTCGGCCAGCCTGGGCTACTTCATCTCGCCCCTGGTCTCCATGGCCATGGGCATGGTGTTTCTGGGCGAGAGGCCGGGGGGCCTGCGCATGGCCGCCCTGGTCCTGGTGGGCCTGGGCACCCTGAACCTGGTGCTGCACCACGGCGAGCTGCCCTGGATCGCCCTGGTCCTGGCCGCCTCCTTCAGCACTTACGGCCTGTTGCGCAAGCGGGTGCAAGTGGAGGCGGTGGGCGGGCTCTTGGTGGAGACCGCCCTGCTCACCCCCCTGGCCCTGGCATGGCTCTTCTGGGCCGGCTGGCATGGCGGGCTGGTCTTCGGCTCCGGCTGGGGCATCAGCCTGCTGTTGGCCGGGGCGGGCATCGCCACCACCCT harbors:
- the zwf gene encoding glucose-6-phosphate dehydrogenase encodes the protein MTPPADSLFALDGLGCQWPRPADPCALVIFGASGDLAGRKLLPALYDLYLNQGLPERFAVVGAARSELSDEAFRERALAGAKAAGMDLERWDDFAAGLFYQPVEYAEAASFAQLAGRLDRIDLERGLAPGSRVFNLAVPPSLYGTVAQNLGAAGLSRQDLSIGRWSRLVVEKPFGYDLASARELGRVIAASFDESQVFRIDHYMAKETVQNILVLRFANAIFEPLWNRNFIDYVRINASESLGVEHRAGYYEGAGVLRDMFQNHMMQLLALVAAEPPSRFDAERVRDKEAELFRCLRPFPSSGLGEHLVLGQYASGESGGERVRGYRSEPGVDPESTTPTYAAMRLWVDNWRWQGVPFYLTSGKRLKRKVTRIDIQFKEVPHSLFRDSAGADVMANRLVIGIHPEEEIFIAFQAKQPGPRICLRTSGLHFNYSGPGDRPHLDAYAKSLADAMAGDQTLFWRQDGLELCWNFMEPVLSGCEVCADVPGQLHMYPAGSYGPDAALDMLPQGIWPEKPS
- the rarD gene encoding EamA family transporter RarD, with product MADETHNRKGYAYALAAFVWWGLFPLYIKAVSQASPLEVLAQRIVWSLPVCVLLITAGRGWGELRRALARPRVPLTLLCSAAIIGVNWLVFIYAVWSNQLLSASLGYFISPLVSMAMGMVFLGERPGGLRMAALVLVGLGTLNLVLHHGELPWIALVLAASFSTYGLLRKRVQVEAVGGLLVETALLTPLALAWLFWAGWHGGLVFGSGWGISLLLAGAGIATTLPLVWFTAGARLIPLHTLGILQYAGPSLQFMLALLFFHETVSPARWLTFFMVWAGVALYLAAGFRKKA